GTTCCTGTTGTGCGTTGGTTCAATATTATATCCGTTGTGCTTGGGTTTGCTGGGGTTGCTGGTGCTGTCGGGGCTGCTGGGGGCTGTTGAGCGACAACCTCTCGAAAGGCTGACTGCTTGAGCGCATTGGTGGGCGACTGAGTAGGTCACACGGATCAGAGAATTCAAGGTTGAAAATATGACCCCGTGATAACAAGGATGGTTGATAGAAGCAAGTTCAgatgctataattgtgatgaggTTGGGCACTTTGCCACTGAGTACAGAAAGTCTCAGCGAGCAAATGATAAAGGCAAAGCTTATCAGAAGAAGGACTCAGGTAGCTCAAGAAAGTATCCAGTGAAGTCTTACATAGCTGAAGGGAAGagctgggatgacactgatgatgaagaagaataATATGGAAATCTAGCATTGATGGCAGAATTTTCTTCTTAGGTAACATTTCCAACTATTCGTGCTTTACCTCCAGATAACTTGTGTGAGAATGAACATTGTGTCGCCTTCAGGTAGACTGTCCTGGTGTATGGAAATGTTGTTTCTCATCACTATCTTAAGGCACGGTGAAATACAAATGAATGCATTGAATAACATGATGCCGTAAAAGAAGTGTATAGAAATGTCAGTACTACACTAAGATGTACTCTGCTTGATGTCGAAGACCTTAATGTAGAACtaaagaaagttaaagatgaaaatgataagCTAGTTCTAAATAGGATCAGTGTTGAGAATCTTAAGCAAGCCAATAAatatttagagcttaagattACTAAGCACCTTGAGACAGAAGAAGAGCTTAAGAACAAGAATAcagaattagaaactaaattgcATGCTTTTACTGATTCTGCGAATCTTGCTAAGAAGCTCATAGTTAATCAAGTAGTAGGTGGAAAGGTTGGGATAGGCCTAGACTATGACGAATTTAAAAAAGCTTCTAAGAAACGAGTAGTTGAAAATGATCCTGTAGAGAAATTTGTTAATCCCTCTAGTAAACCTCATGTTCTTAAGAAAGTTAAGAAACCTCTATTTAAGAAAGCTACTGTTGAGCCCATTgatgaagataatctttatattcatcatgagatgcttgttgaTGATCTCGAGCTCTCAAGGAGACAAAAGGCAAAGAAACCTATGTCTGTTGCTAGTGACTTTGAATTATCTTTTGCCAGAGTAGATTTTACATAGAAGTAGAAATAGCAGGATATGAACTAATGACCATAGGAAGTTACTTTTGAGTTAAGAAGATCATCCCAGTGCTTTTTACGGTGAGAAACTTAATGACACATGTCAAAGATACTCGACATATGATATGGAATTTTATGCTTTAATTCAAACTCTTAAACACCGGAGACCATATTTGATTCATTGAGAGTTTACTCTTTACACAGATCATGATTCTTTGAAGCATCTAAACTCTCAAAATAAGCTGAATGCACGCCATGCTCGTTGGATGGATTTTTTACAGTAATTTGACTTTGTTATCCGTCACAAGTCAGGGATTGATCATTTTTCCAAAATGTCCCATTCTGTACCCTGCCAGAAAACTTACTATGCATCCAAAGTTGCTGCACTATTCCTGCAAGAAATCATTCATTTACATGGAATTCCAACTTCCATTGTGTCTTATAGGGATGTTTTTTTGGAAAACCTTGTATACGAAGATGGGGACAAAGCTTATGTTTTTTAGTGCCTTTTACCCTCAAATGGACGGCCAAATTGAGGTAACTAACAGGAGTTTGGGAAATTTATTGCGTTGCTTAGTTGCTGATCAGGTGACCAGTTGCGATACGGTGCTTCCCCATGCAAAGTTTTCCTTCAGTAATTCTGTTAACCGATCAACTGGTTGCACTCCTTTTGAAGTTGTCTATGGGTTCCGACCCAAAACTCCACTTGATGTTAATTCCTTACCTTTTCCAGCCAGGCCAAGTGAGGCTGCTAAAGACTTTTTAATTATATGCAAGATATTCATAATGAGTGCAAACGGTGCCTCACATTCCATAGTAATTCTTATGCAGCTTCAGTAAATGCCAAACATTAGGATCGACAGTTCAGGAGGGTGATTTGGTTCTTGTTCGTTTAAAACCCGAACGCTTCCCACCTGTGAGTTTTATGAAGCTTCAAGCTCATCGAGCAGGTCCTTTTCAAGTTACAAAGAAGTTGGGTGGTAATGCATATGTTATTAAATTACCCTTTGATTTTGGTATTAGTCATGTTTTTAACATCGAAGACCTTACAGAATTTTAGGGTGATGCTGAAGAAATTTCTACCGTGCCAACCTCTGCCGAAACATCTGATGTAAGAGTACCGGAAAATACAGCAGCACGAGATGACATTGCCAGTATACTAGACCATCTATTTGTCACAACTCGTCGAGGAGGATATTATAAATTTTTGGTGCAATGGAAGAATCAACCACGATCTGATTCTGTTTGATTATAAGCCTCCGAATTAAAACTTTATAAATCTAGAAACAATATGCAATGAATACCTGTGTAGGAGAAAACAAAACGAACATGTATTACTGAGCACCACAATGTTTTCATAAAAGAGAATGCTTCACATGTTAAGGACCACCCTACACTTGTCCAGCTTTTATTCTAGCAT
This sequence is a window from Apium graveolens cultivar Ventura chromosome 9, ASM990537v1, whole genome shotgun sequence. Protein-coding genes within it:
- the LOC141685770 gene encoding uncharacterized protein LOC141685770, translated to MGTKLMFFSAFYPQMDGQIEVTNRSLGNLLRCLVADQVTSCDTVLPHAKFSFSNSVNRSTGCTPFEVVYGFSKCQTLGSTVQEGDLVLVRLKPERFPPVSFMKLQAHRAGPFQVTKKLGGNAYVIKLPFDFGISHVFNIEDLTEF